One Helicoverpa armigera isolate CAAS_96S chromosome 12, ASM3070526v1, whole genome shotgun sequence DNA window includes the following coding sequences:
- the Phcl-1 gene encoding glutamate-gated chloride channel isoform X21 yields the protein MGWSCVVARVVAIFLMLGRASALTSDIFAAGKSDKEILDNLLKNSRYDKRLLPPVDGVLTVNVSVLLLSLASPDESSLKYEVEFLLQQQWYDPRLRYSNQSHYDFLNAIHHHEDIWLPDTYFIMHGDFKEFSQHSWDPIIPMHFALRIYRNGTINYLMRRHLILSCQGRLNIFPFDDPLCSFALESISYEQSAITYVWKNDEDTLRKSPSLTTLNAYLIQNQTIPCPIKASWRGNYSCLKVDLIFTRDRSFYFTTVFIPGIILVTSSFITFWLEWNAVPARVMIGVTTMLNFFTTSNGFRSTLPVVSNLTAMNVWDGVCMCFIYASLLEFVCVNYVGRKRPLHNVVYRPGENPVTQRLPAVLSRIGIILASPLEAMAFLQWARQEPQVESSSAGDKKRESTGGADLVSCTACTGPGACTHTANNGGVSEPCFVQVRKKEPPHPIRVAKTIDVIARITFPTAYAVFLIFFFIHYKAFS from the exons ATGGGTTGGTCATGCGTCGTGGCACGCGTTGTGGCCATCTTCCTCATGCTCGGCCGAGCATCAGCCCTCACATCAGACAT ATTTGCAGCGGGAAAGTCGGACAAAGAGATACTGGACAACCTTCTGAAAAACTCCCGCTATGACAAAAGACTGCTGCCACCAGTAGATG gtgTCCTCACCGTAAATGTAAGCGTACTACTTCTTAGCTTAGCCTCTCCAGACGAATCTAGTCTT AAATACGAAGTGGAATTCTTACTTCAGCAGCAGTGGTACGACCCTCGACTGCGCTATTCCAACCAGTCCCATTACGACTTCCTTAACGCCATCCATCATCACGAAGATATCTGGTTGCCGGATACTTATTTCATCATGCACGGTGACTTTAAG GAGTTTTCCCAGCACTCATGG GACCCGATAATACCGATGCATTTCGCTTTGCGAATATATCGCAATGGTACTATAAACTATTTGATGCGGCGGCATCTCATCCTGTCGTGTCAGGGACGGCTCAACATCTTTCCTTTTGATGACCCATTGTGTTCATTTGCCTTAGAAAGTA TATCGTACGAGCAGTCAGCCATCACCTACGTGTGGAAGAACGACGAAGACACGCTGCGCAAGTCGCCGTCACTGACGACTCTCAATGCATACCTCATCCAGAATCAAACCATTCCCTGCCCTATCAAAGCCAGTTGGAGAG GTAATTACAGCTGCCTCAAAGTGGATCTTATCTTCACGCGGGATAGATCATTTTACTTCACCACAGTTTTCATTCCGGGGATCATTTTGGTGACATCATCGTTTATTACTTTTTGGCTGGAATGGAATGCAGTGCCTGCTAGAGTAATGATAG GTGTAACAACGATGTTGAATTTTTTCACTACATCGAATGGATTCAGATCGACATTGCCAGTGGTGTCGAACCTGACAGCGATGAACGTGTGGGACGGCGTGTGCATGTGTTTTATCTATGCGTCCTTACTAGAGTTCGTGTGTGTCAACTACGTGGGTAGAAAACGACCCCTACACAACGTCGTGTACCGACCCGGTGAAAATCCAGTCACACAG CGATTGCCTGCAGTCCTGAGCAGAATTGGCATTATACTGGCCAGCCCCTTG GAGGCGATGGCTTTCCTCCAATGGGCCAGACAAGAGCCTCAAGTGGAGAGTAGCAGCGCT GGTGATAAAAAGCGTGAGTCTACAGGAGGAGCGGACCTAGTGTCCTGTACAGCGTGCACGGGTCCCGGCGCCTGCACGCACACCGCCAACAATGGCGGCGTCTCGGAG CCATGTTTCGTCCAGGTTCGCAAAAAAGAACCACCGCACCCGATCCGCGTGGCGAAGACGATCGACGTGATCGCACGGATCACGTTCCCCACTGCCTACGCCGTGTTTCTCATCTTCTTCTTCATTCACTATAAGGCGTTCTCTTAA
- the Phcl-1 gene encoding glutamate-gated chloride channel isoform X16, which translates to MGWSCVVARVVAIFLMLGRASALTSDIFAAGKSDKEILDNLLKNSRYDKRLLPPVDGVLTVNVSVLLLSLASPDESSLKYEVEFLLQQQWYDPRLRYSNQSHYDFLNAIHHHEDIWLPDTYFIMHGDFKDPIIPMHFALRIYRNGTINYLMRRHLILSCQGRLNIFPFDDPLCSFALESISYEQSAITYVWKNDEDTLRKSPSLTTLNAYLIQNQTIPCPIKASWRAEGNSLYEEDEEMTCNLCQRRFEEQGNYSCLKVDLIFTRDRAFYFTTVFIPGIILVTSSFITFWLEWNAVPARSMIGVTTMLNFFTTSNGFRSTLPVVSNLTAMNVWDGVCMCFIYASLLEFVCVNYVGRKRPLHNVVYRPGENPVTQRLPAVLSRIGIILASPLEAMAFLQWARQEPQVESSSAGDKKRESTGGADLVSCTACTGPGACTHTANNGGVSEPCFVQVRKKEPPHPIRVAKTIDVIARITFPTAYAVFLIFFFIHYKAFS; encoded by the exons ATGGGTTGGTCATGCGTCGTGGCACGCGTTGTGGCCATCTTCCTCATGCTCGGCCGAGCATCAGCCCTCACATCAGACAT ATTTGCAGCGGGAAAGTCGGACAAAGAGATACTGGACAACCTTCTGAAAAACTCCCGCTATGACAAAAGACTGCTGCCACCAGTAGATG gtgTCCTCACCGTAAATGTAAGCGTACTACTTCTTAGCTTAGCCTCTCCAGACGAATCTAGTCTT AAATACGAAGTGGAATTCTTACTTCAGCAGCAGTGGTACGACCCTCGACTGCGCTATTCCAACCAGTCCCATTACGACTTCCTTAACGCCATCCATCATCACGAAGATATCTGGTTGCCGGATACTTATTTCATCATGCACGGTGACTTTAAG GACCCGATAATACCGATGCATTTCGCTTTGCGAATATATCGCAATGGTACTATAAACTATTTGATGCGGCGGCATCTCATCCTGTCGTGTCAGGGACGGCTCAACATCTTTCCTTTTGATGACCCATTGTGTTCATTTGCCTTAGAAAGTA TATCGTACGAGCAGTCAGCCATCACCTACGTGTGGAAGAACGACGAAGACACGCTGCGCAAGTCGCCGTCACTGACGACTCTCAATGCATACCTCATCCAGAATCAAACCATTCCCTGCCCTATCAAAGCCAGTTGGAGAG CTGAGGGTAATTCACTTTACGAGGAAGACGAAGAGATGACATGTAATCTTTGCCAGAGACGCTTTGAGGAGCAAG GTAACTACAGCTGTCTAAAGGTCGACTTAATATTTACTAGAGACCGAGCGTTCTACTTTACTACAGTATTTATCCCTGGAATAATTCTGGTGACCTCTTCCTTCATCACGTTTTGGCTGGAATGGAATGCAGTACCAGCCCGTTCTATGATAG GTGTAACAACGATGTTGAATTTTTTCACTACATCGAATGGATTCAGATCGACATTGCCAGTGGTGTCGAACCTGACAGCGATGAACGTGTGGGACGGCGTGTGCATGTGTTTTATCTATGCGTCCTTACTAGAGTTCGTGTGTGTCAACTACGTGGGTAGAAAACGACCCCTACACAACGTCGTGTACCGACCCGGTGAAAATCCAGTCACACAG CGATTGCCTGCAGTCCTGAGCAGAATTGGCATTATACTGGCCAGCCCCTTG GAGGCGATGGCTTTCCTCCAATGGGCCAGACAAGAGCCTCAAGTGGAGAGTAGCAGCGCT GGTGATAAAAAGCGTGAGTCTACAGGAGGAGCGGACCTAGTGTCCTGTACAGCGTGCACGGGTCCCGGCGCCTGCACGCACACCGCCAACAATGGCGGCGTCTCGGAG CCATGTTTCGTCCAGGTTCGCAAAAAAGAACCACCGCACCCGATCCGCGTGGCGAAGACGATCGACGTGATCGCACGGATCACGTTCCCCACTGCCTACGCCGTGTTTCTCATCTTCTTCTTCATTCACTATAAGGCGTTCTCTTAA
- the Phcl-1 gene encoding glutamate-gated chloride channel isoform X2 produces the protein MGWSCVVARVVAIFLMLGRASALTSDIFAAGKSDKEILDNLLKNSRYDKRLLPPVDDPEFCCGLTSPNDSLAQNNVGLSSLRPRSHNRGVLTVNVSVLLLSLASPDESSLKYEVEFLLQQQWYDPRLRYSNQSHYDFLNAIHHHEDIWLPDTYFIMHGDFKEFSQHSWDPIIPMHFALRIYRNGTINYLMRRHLILSCQGRLNIFPFDDPLCSFALESISYEQSAITYVWKNDEDTLRKSPSLTTLNAYLIQNQTIPCPIKASWRAEGNSLYEEDEEMTCNLCQRRFEEQGNYSCLKVDLIFTRDRAFYFTTVFIPGIILVTSSFITFWLEWNAVPARSMIGNYSCLKVDLIFTRDRSFYFTTVFIPGIILVTSSFITFWLEWNAVPARVMIGVTTMLNFFTTSNGFRSTLPVVSNLTAMNVWDGVCMCFIYASLLEFVCVNYVGRKRPLHNVVYRPGENPVTQRLPAVLSRIGIILASPLEAMAFLQWARQEPQVESSSAGDKKRESTGGADLVSCTACTGPGACTHTANNGGVSEVRKKEPPHPIRVAKTIDVIARITFPTAYAVFLIFFFIHYKAFS, from the exons ATGGGTTGGTCATGCGTCGTGGCACGCGTTGTGGCCATCTTCCTCATGCTCGGCCGAGCATCAGCCCTCACATCAGACAT ATTTGCAGCGGGAAAGTCGGACAAAGAGATACTGGACAACCTTCTGAAAAACTCCCGCTATGACAAAAGACTGCTGCCACCAGTAGATG ATCCAGAATTCTGTTGTGGTCTAACTTCGCCCAACGACTCTCTGGCTCAAAATAATGTTGGGCTCTCGTCTCTGCGGCCTCGCTCGCACAATCGTG gtgTCCTCACCGTAAATGTAAGCGTACTACTTCTTAGCTTAGCCTCTCCAGACGAATCTAGTCTT AAATACGAAGTGGAATTCTTACTTCAGCAGCAGTGGTACGACCCTCGACTGCGCTATTCCAACCAGTCCCATTACGACTTCCTTAACGCCATCCATCATCACGAAGATATCTGGTTGCCGGATACTTATTTCATCATGCACGGTGACTTTAAG GAGTTTTCCCAGCACTCATGG GACCCGATAATACCGATGCATTTCGCTTTGCGAATATATCGCAATGGTACTATAAACTATTTGATGCGGCGGCATCTCATCCTGTCGTGTCAGGGACGGCTCAACATCTTTCCTTTTGATGACCCATTGTGTTCATTTGCCTTAGAAAGTA TATCGTACGAGCAGTCAGCCATCACCTACGTGTGGAAGAACGACGAAGACACGCTGCGCAAGTCGCCGTCACTGACGACTCTCAATGCATACCTCATCCAGAATCAAACCATTCCCTGCCCTATCAAAGCCAGTTGGAGAG CTGAGGGTAATTCACTTTACGAGGAAGACGAAGAGATGACATGTAATCTTTGCCAGAGACGCTTTGAGGAGCAAG GTAACTACAGCTGTCTAAAGGTCGACTTAATATTTACTAGAGACCGAGCGTTCTACTTTACTACAGTATTTATCCCTGGAATAATTCTGGTGACCTCTTCCTTCATCACGTTTTGGCTGGAATGGAATGCAGTACCAGCCCGTTCTATGATAG GTAATTACAGCTGCCTCAAAGTGGATCTTATCTTCACGCGGGATAGATCATTTTACTTCACCACAGTTTTCATTCCGGGGATCATTTTGGTGACATCATCGTTTATTACTTTTTGGCTGGAATGGAATGCAGTGCCTGCTAGAGTAATGATAG GTGTAACAACGATGTTGAATTTTTTCACTACATCGAATGGATTCAGATCGACATTGCCAGTGGTGTCGAACCTGACAGCGATGAACGTGTGGGACGGCGTGTGCATGTGTTTTATCTATGCGTCCTTACTAGAGTTCGTGTGTGTCAACTACGTGGGTAGAAAACGACCCCTACACAACGTCGTGTACCGACCCGGTGAAAATCCAGTCACACAG CGATTGCCTGCAGTCCTGAGCAGAATTGGCATTATACTGGCCAGCCCCTTG GAGGCGATGGCTTTCCTCCAATGGGCCAGACAAGAGCCTCAAGTGGAGAGTAGCAGCGCT GGTGATAAAAAGCGTGAGTCTACAGGAGGAGCGGACCTAGTGTCCTGTACAGCGTGCACGGGTCCCGGCGCCTGCACGCACACCGCCAACAATGGCGGCGTCTCGGAG GTTCGCAAAAAAGAACCACCGCACCCGATCCGCGTGGCGAAGACGATCGACGTGATCGCACGGATCACGTTCCCCACTGCCTACGCCGTGTTTCTCATCTTCTTCTTCATTCACTATAAGGCGTTCTCTTAA
- the Phcl-1 gene encoding glycine receptor subunit alpha-2 isoform X1: MGWSCVVARVVAIFLMLGRASALTSDIFAAGKSDKEILDNLLKNSRYDKRLLPPVDDPEFCCGLTSPNDSLAQNNVGLSSLRPRSHNRGVLTVNVSVLLLSLASPDESSLKYEVEFLLQQQWYDPRLRYSNQSHYDFLNAIHHHEDIWLPDTYFIMHGDFKEFSQHSWDPIIPMHFALRIYRNGTINYLMRRHLILSCQGRLNIFPFDDPLCSFALESISYEQSAITYVWKNDEDTLRKSPSLTTLNAYLIQNQTIPCPIKASWRAEGNSLYEEDEEMTCNLCQRRFEEQGNYSCLKVDLIFTRDRAFYFTTVFIPGIILVTSSFITFWLEWNAVPARSMIGNYSCLKVDLIFTRDRSFYFTTVFIPGIILVTSSFITFWLEWNAVPARVMIGVTTMLNFFTTSNGFRSTLPVVSNLTAMNVWDGVCMCFIYASLLEFVCVNYVGRKRPLHNVVYRPGENPVTQRLPAVLSRIGIILASPLEAMAFLQWARQEPQVESSSAGDKKRESTGGADLVSCTACTGPGACTHTANNGGVSEPCFVQVRKKEPPHPIRVAKTIDVIARITFPTAYAVFLIFFFIHYKAFS, encoded by the exons ATGGGTTGGTCATGCGTCGTGGCACGCGTTGTGGCCATCTTCCTCATGCTCGGCCGAGCATCAGCCCTCACATCAGACAT ATTTGCAGCGGGAAAGTCGGACAAAGAGATACTGGACAACCTTCTGAAAAACTCCCGCTATGACAAAAGACTGCTGCCACCAGTAGATG ATCCAGAATTCTGTTGTGGTCTAACTTCGCCCAACGACTCTCTGGCTCAAAATAATGTTGGGCTCTCGTCTCTGCGGCCTCGCTCGCACAATCGTG gtgTCCTCACCGTAAATGTAAGCGTACTACTTCTTAGCTTAGCCTCTCCAGACGAATCTAGTCTT AAATACGAAGTGGAATTCTTACTTCAGCAGCAGTGGTACGACCCTCGACTGCGCTATTCCAACCAGTCCCATTACGACTTCCTTAACGCCATCCATCATCACGAAGATATCTGGTTGCCGGATACTTATTTCATCATGCACGGTGACTTTAAG GAGTTTTCCCAGCACTCATGG GACCCGATAATACCGATGCATTTCGCTTTGCGAATATATCGCAATGGTACTATAAACTATTTGATGCGGCGGCATCTCATCCTGTCGTGTCAGGGACGGCTCAACATCTTTCCTTTTGATGACCCATTGTGTTCATTTGCCTTAGAAAGTA TATCGTACGAGCAGTCAGCCATCACCTACGTGTGGAAGAACGACGAAGACACGCTGCGCAAGTCGCCGTCACTGACGACTCTCAATGCATACCTCATCCAGAATCAAACCATTCCCTGCCCTATCAAAGCCAGTTGGAGAG CTGAGGGTAATTCACTTTACGAGGAAGACGAAGAGATGACATGTAATCTTTGCCAGAGACGCTTTGAGGAGCAAG GTAACTACAGCTGTCTAAAGGTCGACTTAATATTTACTAGAGACCGAGCGTTCTACTTTACTACAGTATTTATCCCTGGAATAATTCTGGTGACCTCTTCCTTCATCACGTTTTGGCTGGAATGGAATGCAGTACCAGCCCGTTCTATGATAG GTAATTACAGCTGCCTCAAAGTGGATCTTATCTTCACGCGGGATAGATCATTTTACTTCACCACAGTTTTCATTCCGGGGATCATTTTGGTGACATCATCGTTTATTACTTTTTGGCTGGAATGGAATGCAGTGCCTGCTAGAGTAATGATAG GTGTAACAACGATGTTGAATTTTTTCACTACATCGAATGGATTCAGATCGACATTGCCAGTGGTGTCGAACCTGACAGCGATGAACGTGTGGGACGGCGTGTGCATGTGTTTTATCTATGCGTCCTTACTAGAGTTCGTGTGTGTCAACTACGTGGGTAGAAAACGACCCCTACACAACGTCGTGTACCGACCCGGTGAAAATCCAGTCACACAG CGATTGCCTGCAGTCCTGAGCAGAATTGGCATTATACTGGCCAGCCCCTTG GAGGCGATGGCTTTCCTCCAATGGGCCAGACAAGAGCCTCAAGTGGAGAGTAGCAGCGCT GGTGATAAAAAGCGTGAGTCTACAGGAGGAGCGGACCTAGTGTCCTGTACAGCGTGCACGGGTCCCGGCGCCTGCACGCACACCGCCAACAATGGCGGCGTCTCGGAG CCATGTTTCGTCCAGGTTCGCAAAAAAGAACCACCGCACCCGATCCGCGTGGCGAAGACGATCGACGTGATCGCACGGATCACGTTCCCCACTGCCTACGCCGTGTTTCTCATCTTCTTCTTCATTCACTATAAGGCGTTCTCTTAA
- the Phcl-1 gene encoding glutamate-gated chloride channel alpha isoform X30 — MGWSCVVARVVAIFLMLGRASALTSDIFAAGKSDKEILDNLLKNSRYDKRLLPPVDDPEFCCGLTSPNDSLAQNNVGLSSLRPRSHNRGVLTVNVSVLLLSLASPDESSLKYEVEFLLQQQWYDPRLRYSNQSHYDFLNAIHHHEDIWLPDTYFIMHGDFKEFSQHSWDPIIPMHFALRIYRNGTINYLMRRHLILSCQGRLNIFPFDDPLCSFALESISYEQSAITYVWKNDEDTLRKSPSLTTLNAYLIQNQTIPCPIKASWRGVTTMLNFFTTSNGFRSTLPVVSNLTAMNVWDGVCMCFIYASLLEFVCVNYVGRKRPLHNVVYRPGENPVTQRLPAVLSRIGIILASPLEAMAFLQWARQEPQVESSSAGDKKRESTGGADLVSCTACTGPGACTHTANNGGVSEVRKKEPPHPIRVAKTIDVIARITFPTAYAVFLIFFFIHYKAFS, encoded by the exons ATGGGTTGGTCATGCGTCGTGGCACGCGTTGTGGCCATCTTCCTCATGCTCGGCCGAGCATCAGCCCTCACATCAGACAT ATTTGCAGCGGGAAAGTCGGACAAAGAGATACTGGACAACCTTCTGAAAAACTCCCGCTATGACAAAAGACTGCTGCCACCAGTAGATG ATCCAGAATTCTGTTGTGGTCTAACTTCGCCCAACGACTCTCTGGCTCAAAATAATGTTGGGCTCTCGTCTCTGCGGCCTCGCTCGCACAATCGTG gtgTCCTCACCGTAAATGTAAGCGTACTACTTCTTAGCTTAGCCTCTCCAGACGAATCTAGTCTT AAATACGAAGTGGAATTCTTACTTCAGCAGCAGTGGTACGACCCTCGACTGCGCTATTCCAACCAGTCCCATTACGACTTCCTTAACGCCATCCATCATCACGAAGATATCTGGTTGCCGGATACTTATTTCATCATGCACGGTGACTTTAAG GAGTTTTCCCAGCACTCATGG GACCCGATAATACCGATGCATTTCGCTTTGCGAATATATCGCAATGGTACTATAAACTATTTGATGCGGCGGCATCTCATCCTGTCGTGTCAGGGACGGCTCAACATCTTTCCTTTTGATGACCCATTGTGTTCATTTGCCTTAGAAAGTA TATCGTACGAGCAGTCAGCCATCACCTACGTGTGGAAGAACGACGAAGACACGCTGCGCAAGTCGCCGTCACTGACGACTCTCAATGCATACCTCATCCAGAATCAAACCATTCCCTGCCCTATCAAAGCCAGTTGGAGAG GTGTAACAACGATGTTGAATTTTTTCACTACATCGAATGGATTCAGATCGACATTGCCAGTGGTGTCGAACCTGACAGCGATGAACGTGTGGGACGGCGTGTGCATGTGTTTTATCTATGCGTCCTTACTAGAGTTCGTGTGTGTCAACTACGTGGGTAGAAAACGACCCCTACACAACGTCGTGTACCGACCCGGTGAAAATCCAGTCACACAG CGATTGCCTGCAGTCCTGAGCAGAATTGGCATTATACTGGCCAGCCCCTTG GAGGCGATGGCTTTCCTCCAATGGGCCAGACAAGAGCCTCAAGTGGAGAGTAGCAGCGCT GGTGATAAAAAGCGTGAGTCTACAGGAGGAGCGGACCTAGTGTCCTGTACAGCGTGCACGGGTCCCGGCGCCTGCACGCACACCGCCAACAATGGCGGCGTCTCGGAG GTTCGCAAAAAAGAACCACCGCACCCGATCCGCGTGGCGAAGACGATCGACGTGATCGCACGGATCACGTTCCCCACTGCCTACGCCGTGTTTCTCATCTTCTTCTTCATTCACTATAAGGCGTTCTCTTAA
- the Phcl-1 gene encoding glutamate-gated chloride channel isoform X32, translated as MGWSCVVARVVAIFLMLGRASALTSDIFAAGKSDKEILDNLLKNSRYDKRLLPPVDGVLTVNVSVLLLSLASPDESSLKYEVEFLLQQQWYDPRLRYSNQSHYDFLNAIHHHEDIWLPDTYFIMHGDFKDPIIPMHFALRIYRNGTINYLMRRHLILSCQGRLNIFPFDDPLCSFALESISYEQSAITYVWKNDEDTLRKSPSLTTLNAYLIQNQTIPCPIKASWRGNYSCLKVDLIFTRDRSFYFTTVFIPGIILVTSSFITFWLEWNAVPARVMIGVTTMLNFFTTSNGFRSTLPVVSNLTAMNVWDGVCMCFIYASLLEFVCVNYVGRKRPLHNVVYRPGENPVTQRLPAVLSRIGIILASPLEAMAFLQWARQEPQVESSSAGDKKRESTGGADLVSCTACTGPGACTHTANNGGVSEVRKKEPPHPIRVAKTIDVIARITFPTAYAVFLIFFFIHYKAFS; from the exons ATGGGTTGGTCATGCGTCGTGGCACGCGTTGTGGCCATCTTCCTCATGCTCGGCCGAGCATCAGCCCTCACATCAGACAT ATTTGCAGCGGGAAAGTCGGACAAAGAGATACTGGACAACCTTCTGAAAAACTCCCGCTATGACAAAAGACTGCTGCCACCAGTAGATG gtgTCCTCACCGTAAATGTAAGCGTACTACTTCTTAGCTTAGCCTCTCCAGACGAATCTAGTCTT AAATACGAAGTGGAATTCTTACTTCAGCAGCAGTGGTACGACCCTCGACTGCGCTATTCCAACCAGTCCCATTACGACTTCCTTAACGCCATCCATCATCACGAAGATATCTGGTTGCCGGATACTTATTTCATCATGCACGGTGACTTTAAG GACCCGATAATACCGATGCATTTCGCTTTGCGAATATATCGCAATGGTACTATAAACTATTTGATGCGGCGGCATCTCATCCTGTCGTGTCAGGGACGGCTCAACATCTTTCCTTTTGATGACCCATTGTGTTCATTTGCCTTAGAAAGTA TATCGTACGAGCAGTCAGCCATCACCTACGTGTGGAAGAACGACGAAGACACGCTGCGCAAGTCGCCGTCACTGACGACTCTCAATGCATACCTCATCCAGAATCAAACCATTCCCTGCCCTATCAAAGCCAGTTGGAGAG GTAATTACAGCTGCCTCAAAGTGGATCTTATCTTCACGCGGGATAGATCATTTTACTTCACCACAGTTTTCATTCCGGGGATCATTTTGGTGACATCATCGTTTATTACTTTTTGGCTGGAATGGAATGCAGTGCCTGCTAGAGTAATGATAG GTGTAACAACGATGTTGAATTTTTTCACTACATCGAATGGATTCAGATCGACATTGCCAGTGGTGTCGAACCTGACAGCGATGAACGTGTGGGACGGCGTGTGCATGTGTTTTATCTATGCGTCCTTACTAGAGTTCGTGTGTGTCAACTACGTGGGTAGAAAACGACCCCTACACAACGTCGTGTACCGACCCGGTGAAAATCCAGTCACACAG CGATTGCCTGCAGTCCTGAGCAGAATTGGCATTATACTGGCCAGCCCCTTG GAGGCGATGGCTTTCCTCCAATGGGCCAGACAAGAGCCTCAAGTGGAGAGTAGCAGCGCT GGTGATAAAAAGCGTGAGTCTACAGGAGGAGCGGACCTAGTGTCCTGTACAGCGTGCACGGGTCCCGGCGCCTGCACGCACACCGCCAACAATGGCGGCGTCTCGGAG GTTCGCAAAAAAGAACCACCGCACCCGATCCGCGTGGCGAAGACGATCGACGTGATCGCACGGATCACGTTCCCCACTGCCTACGCCGTGTTTCTCATCTTCTTCTTCATTCACTATAAGGCGTTCTCTTAA
- the Phcl-1 gene encoding glutamate-gated chloride channel isoform X15, with the protein MGWSCVVARVVAIFLMLGRASALTSDIFAAGKSDKEILDNLLKNSRYDKRLLPPVDDPEFCCGLTSPNDSLAQNNVGLSSLRPRSHNRGVLTVNVSVLLLSLASPDESSLKYEVEFLLQQQWYDPRLRYSNQSHYDFLNAIHHHEDIWLPDTYFIMHGDFKDPIIPMHFALRIYRNGTINYLMRRHLILSCQGRLNIFPFDDPLCSFALESISYEQSAITYVWKNDEDTLRKSPSLTTLNAYLIQNQTIPCPIKASWRGNYSCLKVDLIFTRDRSFYFTTVFIPGIILVTSSFITFWLEWNAVPARVMIGVTTMLNFFTTSNGFRSTLPVVSNLTAMNVWDGVCMCFIYASLLEFVCVNYVGRKRPLHNVVYRPGENPVTQRLPAVLSRIGIILASPLEAMAFLQWARQEPQVESSSAGDKKRESTGGADLVSCTACTGPGACTHTANNGGVSEPCFVQVRKKEPPHPIRVAKTIDVIARITFPTAYAVFLIFFFIHYKAFS; encoded by the exons ATGGGTTGGTCATGCGTCGTGGCACGCGTTGTGGCCATCTTCCTCATGCTCGGCCGAGCATCAGCCCTCACATCAGACAT ATTTGCAGCGGGAAAGTCGGACAAAGAGATACTGGACAACCTTCTGAAAAACTCCCGCTATGACAAAAGACTGCTGCCACCAGTAGATG ATCCAGAATTCTGTTGTGGTCTAACTTCGCCCAACGACTCTCTGGCTCAAAATAATGTTGGGCTCTCGTCTCTGCGGCCTCGCTCGCACAATCGTG gtgTCCTCACCGTAAATGTAAGCGTACTACTTCTTAGCTTAGCCTCTCCAGACGAATCTAGTCTT AAATACGAAGTGGAATTCTTACTTCAGCAGCAGTGGTACGACCCTCGACTGCGCTATTCCAACCAGTCCCATTACGACTTCCTTAACGCCATCCATCATCACGAAGATATCTGGTTGCCGGATACTTATTTCATCATGCACGGTGACTTTAAG GACCCGATAATACCGATGCATTTCGCTTTGCGAATATATCGCAATGGTACTATAAACTATTTGATGCGGCGGCATCTCATCCTGTCGTGTCAGGGACGGCTCAACATCTTTCCTTTTGATGACCCATTGTGTTCATTTGCCTTAGAAAGTA TATCGTACGAGCAGTCAGCCATCACCTACGTGTGGAAGAACGACGAAGACACGCTGCGCAAGTCGCCGTCACTGACGACTCTCAATGCATACCTCATCCAGAATCAAACCATTCCCTGCCCTATCAAAGCCAGTTGGAGAG GTAATTACAGCTGCCTCAAAGTGGATCTTATCTTCACGCGGGATAGATCATTTTACTTCACCACAGTTTTCATTCCGGGGATCATTTTGGTGACATCATCGTTTATTACTTTTTGGCTGGAATGGAATGCAGTGCCTGCTAGAGTAATGATAG GTGTAACAACGATGTTGAATTTTTTCACTACATCGAATGGATTCAGATCGACATTGCCAGTGGTGTCGAACCTGACAGCGATGAACGTGTGGGACGGCGTGTGCATGTGTTTTATCTATGCGTCCTTACTAGAGTTCGTGTGTGTCAACTACGTGGGTAGAAAACGACCCCTACACAACGTCGTGTACCGACCCGGTGAAAATCCAGTCACACAG CGATTGCCTGCAGTCCTGAGCAGAATTGGCATTATACTGGCCAGCCCCTTG GAGGCGATGGCTTTCCTCCAATGGGCCAGACAAGAGCCTCAAGTGGAGAGTAGCAGCGCT GGTGATAAAAAGCGTGAGTCTACAGGAGGAGCGGACCTAGTGTCCTGTACAGCGTGCACGGGTCCCGGCGCCTGCACGCACACCGCCAACAATGGCGGCGTCTCGGAG CCATGTTTCGTCCAGGTTCGCAAAAAAGAACCACCGCACCCGATCCGCGTGGCGAAGACGATCGACGTGATCGCACGGATCACGTTCCCCACTGCCTACGCCGTGTTTCTCATCTTCTTCTTCATTCACTATAAGGCGTTCTCTTAA